One window of Staphylococcus chromogenes genomic DNA carries:
- a CDS encoding MDR family MFS transporter, with amino-acid sequence MDKKGSQRVVAVMMIGAFIGVLNQTLLATILPEIMHDFQISSNTVQWLTTIFMLVNGIMIPVTAFLIERFTLRQLFFTATGFVVVGSFLCFIGPNFSILLVGRAVQALGAGMLMPLTQTLLFIIFPPEKRGLAMGMFGLVIGFAPAIGPTASGWFVNFFDWRYLFLIVLLIAVADFIFGYVTLQNMTQLTHPNFDVLSVIETTLGFGGLLYGFSVAGQLGWTHPVVYVTLILSIVILILFVLRQLRLETPLLEFRVFKYRNFTISMMLIILMFMLFIGSMTILPIFMQNTLHWSPLLSGLILLPGGLVMGLLSPVMGKVFDKMGGRSLSILGMSIILIGALLLAQIHVSTPILYIIFSFSVMMLGNAMIMTPMTTAALNALPMKYIAHGTAMNNTMRQISAAIGTGLLVTAMTSLAQGTSRSGTASVVFGLNMTYYIVALVALIGVGLAFFVKNEVPTTK; translated from the coding sequence ATGGATAAAAAGGGCAGTCAACGTGTCGTTGCCGTCATGATGATTGGCGCATTTATTGGGGTGCTCAATCAAACGTTGCTTGCGACCATTTTGCCTGAAATAATGCACGATTTTCAAATTTCAAGTAATACCGTCCAATGGCTTACGACTATTTTTATGTTAGTGAATGGGATTATGATTCCTGTCACGGCCTTTTTAATAGAACGTTTTACGTTACGACAATTATTTTTTACAGCAACCGGGTTTGTAGTAGTCGGTTCTTTTTTATGTTTTATTGGACCAAACTTTTCAATATTATTAGTCGGTAGAGCGGTTCAAGCGTTAGGCGCAGGCATGTTGATGCCACTCACACAAACGCTTCTTTTCATTATTTTCCCCCCAGAAAAACGTGGGTTAGCGATGGGCATGTTTGGGTTGGTCATTGGTTTTGCCCCAGCGATAGGGCCGACAGCGTCAGGGTGGTTTGTTAACTTTTTCGACTGGCGTTACTTATTCTTAATTGTGTTACTTATCGCAGTCGCTGATTTTATTTTCGGCTATGTCACACTTCAAAATATGACACAACTAACGCATCCGAACTTCGATGTCCTCTCGGTGATCGAAACGACGCTTGGATTTGGGGGATTGTTATATGGATTTAGTGTGGCAGGTCAACTTGGATGGACACACCCCGTCGTCTATGTGACGCTCATCCTTTCTATCGTGATTTTAATATTATTTGTGCTACGACAACTGCGTCTTGAAACACCTTTATTAGAATTTAGAGTGTTCAAATATCGTAATTTCACCATTTCTATGATGTTGATTATTTTAATGTTTATGTTATTTATCGGCAGTATGACGATTTTACCGATATTTATGCAAAATACGCTTCACTGGTCGCCATTATTATCAGGTTTAATTCTTTTACCAGGGGGACTTGTCATGGGCTTGCTTTCTCCTGTAATGGGAAAAGTTTTTGATAAAATGGGCGGTCGCAGTTTGAGTATTTTAGGGATGAGTATTATTTTGATTGGCGCTTTATTGTTGGCTCAAATTCATGTGTCAACGCCGATACTCTACATCATCTTTAGTTTTTCTGTCATGATGCTAGGAAACGCCATGATTATGACACCGATGACTACGGCAGCTCTCAATGCGTTACCGATGAAATATATTGCACATGGTACAGCGATGAATAATACGATGCGCCAAATTTCTGCGGCCATAGGTACAGGATTGCTTGTGACAGCGATGACCAGCCTCGCGCAAGGAACGTCTCGAAGCGGAACAGCAAGTGTGGTGTTTGGATTGAATATGACCTATTACATCGTGGCGCTCGTGGCGCTCATCGGTGTTGGACTTGCCTTTTTTGTAAAAAACGAGGTTCCAACAACGAAATAA
- a CDS encoding amidohydrolase family protein, which translates to MSDVKAIDTHAHLWSEAYLEKLGALGSQGTEVAKGIHQSESDDDLNKRFKMMDDAGVDLQILSATPQSPQWGTKEEAHQSANEINTLYEALVEKHPDRFLAYGAVSLPYVDQAIEEAKALLKKDAFVGIAIPTLVKDKVSIADHQFEDFFKAMNALHATLYIHPTGCGAQSPLINDYGLEWVIGAPLESTFITLHLIKNEIPQKYPNIQFHISHLGGALPFFMTRIKDNYEDWHAFNADPYELLNRQFWFDTANFQGSSLVNAIETFGEDKFMMGSDFPYFQDEKYTRGVQYIKESGLDMEAVEGVLRGNAIQFYNFNH; encoded by the coding sequence ATGAGTGATGTTAAAGCGATTGATACACATGCGCACTTATGGAGTGAAGCTTATTTAGAAAAGCTAGGAGCGTTAGGAAGTCAAGGGACAGAGGTGGCCAAAGGGATTCATCAATCTGAAAGTGACGATGACTTAAACAAACGATTCAAAATGATGGATGATGCCGGGGTCGATTTACAAATTCTTTCAGCAACCCCGCAATCGCCACAATGGGGCACAAAAGAAGAAGCGCATCAAAGCGCCAATGAGATTAATACATTATACGAAGCATTAGTGGAAAAACATCCTGACCGTTTTTTAGCCTACGGGGCAGTCTCACTTCCTTACGTGGATCAAGCGATTGAAGAAGCAAAAGCCTTATTGAAAAAAGACGCTTTTGTAGGGATTGCGATTCCAACGCTTGTGAAAGATAAAGTGTCCATTGCTGACCATCAATTTGAAGACTTTTTCAAAGCCATGAATGCGCTACACGCAACATTGTACATTCATCCGACCGGTTGTGGTGCGCAAAGTCCATTAATCAATGACTACGGTCTAGAGTGGGTCATTGGTGCACCGTTAGAATCCACATTTATCACATTACATTTAATAAAAAATGAAATTCCTCAAAAATATCCAAACATTCAATTTCACATTTCTCATCTAGGAGGCGCACTCCCATTTTTCATGACCCGTATTAAAGACAATTATGAAGATTGGCATGCGTTTAATGCCGATCCATATGAACTTTTAAATCGTCAATTTTGGTTCGATACCGCGAACTTCCAAGGATCTTCGTTAGTGAATGCGATTGAAACGTTCGGAGAAGACAAATTTATGATGGGCTCTGACTTCCCATATTTCCAAGATGAAAAATATACACGTGGGGTACAGTACATTAAAGAGAGCGGATTAGATATGGAAGCGGTTGAAGGTGTACTGAGAGGTAACGCTATTCAATTTTATAACTTTAACCATTAA